One Nostoc sp. CENA543 genomic window, TCTCCAGTTTTATACATTAAATCTGGATTACCTGCTGGTAATTTTTTTGTAGAACTGGGGAAAGGGTTAGGAATAAAACTTGATTTTGTTTTCTCTGGATTTTGCCAGTAACCATCTCCTACACCAATTCCTGACACACATATCTCGCCTGGAAATCCTATCGGGACTAACCGCATTTCTCGGTCAAGAATATAGATATTTAAGTTAGTTAAAGGCTGACCGATAGAAACAGTGCGTTGGTTTTCTGGTAAAGGTTGATCAATAATAAATTGAGTAATATCATCAGCCGCTTCAGTAGGGCCATAAGCATCAGCTATTCTAATTGCCGGATACAAACTCAACCATTGATTAACTCGTTTTACAGAAACAGGTTCACCAACTACCATCATCCACTTTAAATCAGGTAGCTGTCTTTGTTCTTCTGGGAGTTGGCAAATATAATCTATTAATCCTCCAAACACTGCGGGAACTAATTCCACAACAGTAATACTTTTTTCTTGAAGAACTTTAAATAATTTGTCGGGAATAAAACCTGATTCAGTATCTACTATAACTGTCTTACCACCAATCAAAAGTGGAGCTAAAAATTGCCAGACAGAAATATCAGTAGAAGAAGGTGCGCTTTGTAAAAAAGCAAAATCTGCTGTTAACTCTAGTTCATCAAACTGAGCATATATATGATTAATCGCCCCGTCATGTCTGACTATCGCGCCTTTTGGCAATCCAGTAGAACCAGATGTATATAACATATAAGCTGGATCTGTACCTGTATTGCTGGTAATGAAATCCTCAGTAGATAAATCCTGAAAATGTAGTTGATTATATATATTGATATCAGTTAATACAGCAGAATTTATAGTATTTTCTGCCTTGTCTAAACAAACTAGAGATTTTAAATGTAGGTTGTCTCCTACTAACTCTGTAAACATATCTAAACAGGAGGAGTCTGTCAAAATAATTTTGACTTCACTGTTAGATACCATATATTTAATTCTATCAGTTGGATACTGGCTATCAATTGGTAGATATGCTCCACCAGCTTTATAAATAGCAAGTATACCGATTAAAAAATTAATGTCTCGCTCTTTGAGAATGCCAACAATTTCACCTTTTTTGATGCCTATATGTTGGAGGAATTTAGCTAATTGGTTGGCTTTGGCATTTAATTGTTGATAAGTTAGTTGACTATCTGCATCCTCAACAGCAATTCGATTGGGTGTAGCTTGGGCTTGCTGAGTAAATAATTGATCGATTGTTTGAGTAATTGGATATTGTTTAGTTTTATGATTAAATTTTTCTAATAGTTGGTGCTGTTCTTCTATGGTTAAAAAAGATATATCGCTGATTTTAGTGTGAGGATTGCTGACTACACACTCAATCACATTTAAATAAGATTTAATTAAACATTTTATAGCATCTTCTCGAAATAGATGCTCATTGTAATCTATTCTAACTACTAATAAATTATCTATAAGTTTGAATGATAAGGTGACATCATTGCTGATATTCGTAATGCCATTTTGTTGATGAATATTTTCTAAGAGAACAACAATGTCACAAAATGGATAGCGATTTTGCTGATTGGGTAAATTTAAGAGTGGCGTTAATTCATCAATGGGATAATTTTGATGGCAATAGGCGTTGATAGTTGTGTCTTTAACTTGCAGCAGTAAATTTTTAAATGTTTGATTTTTATCAACGTTAATCCGCAGGGGTAAAACTTGAGTTAAATTGCTATCAATTTCTGTGAAGTGGTAAGCTGGAGAACCGATAATATTATCATCATTGCCAGTGTATTTCTGCATCAATATACTAAATGCAGACAACAAAATTAAATATGTTGATAAATACGAATTATTGCTGAGTGTGAGAATAGTTTCTGACAGGTAAGCAGATAATTGAAAACTAACTGATTTATGCTTACCAGTGTAAATTGCAGGTCTAATATAGTCTGTAATTAAATTTGTCTCTGGTAATTCATCAGATAATTGATTCAACCAATAAATTTTTTGTGTAAATAACTCTTCAGATGTAATTGTCGGTTTACTTTGAATCGCAACCATTATCTGTTACCTTGTTACAAAATACTTGATGGATATCACGCAGAGGCGCAGAGAGAATGAGAGTTTTATTTAAGTTAGGCAATCATCAAATGCTTGTTTGATAATGGAACACCCTTGCTCTAATATGGGCATTTCAATTGTTAAAGGGGGCAATATTTTAAGGACGGTGTTATTTCTGCCGGCTTTTTCAATTATTAATCCTAGTTCAAAACAGCGAGAGGTGATTCTTTTGGCTAAATTAGCATCACCTAATTGGGAAATATCAATGCCCCAAATTAAGCCTAGTCCTCGTATTTTTATTTTCTCACTAATTGATACTATTTTGTTAATTAAAAAATTATTTAAGAATAATTCTTTAATTTTAACTTCTTTTTCAAGGTTGACAATTTCTCGATATTCTAGTGCAGCAGTACCACCAACAAAGGCTAGTTGATTACCTCGAAAAGTACCATTGTGTTCGCCAGGTTCCCAAATATCTAACTCTGATTTCAATAATAATAACGACATGGGGAAACCATAGCCACCGATAGATTTTGACAGGACTACTATATCGGGAATAATATTGGCTCTTTCAAAAGAGAAGAATGGCCCAGTTCTGCCGCAGCCTACTTGGATGTCATCACAGATTAATAAAATATCATGGCGATCGCACAAATTTCTCAGTCTTTGCATCCATTCTATGGGTGCGACAATTACACCACCTTCTGCTTGCACTGTTTCAAAGATAATGGCGGCTGGTTTTTCAACTCCAGAATTGACATCATTGAGAACTGACTCGATAAATTCTATCGTGTCAAAGCTTTCCATAAAACCGAAGGGATAGGGCATAAATGCAACATTACTTGATGTACCATAAGCCCCAGCTTTAATATCACGATTACCACTAATGGATAAGCTACCCAAGGTCATACCATGATAACCGCCCATGAATGAAAATATCCCTGGTCTTTTTTTCACCTTTCTGGCTAACTTTAATGCAGCTTCCACAGCATTTGTCCCTGTAGGGCCGCAAAACTGAAGTCGGTAGTCTAAATTTTTGGGAGTTAATACTGTTTCGGTGAACTTCGAGATAAACTGCTCTTTGGCAGATGTATGAAAGTCTAAGCCATGTGCGATCGCATCAGCATCTAGGTATGATATCACCTTTTGTTTAATGTAGTCGTTGTTATGCCCATAATTTAACGCCCCCGCACCTGCTAAAAAATCAATATAAGCCTCTCCTGATTCTGAATAGATAAAAGCACCCTTGGCTCGGTGAAATAAAGTTGGAAAGCTTCTGCAATAACTTCTGACATTAGATTCTCTTGTTTCAAAGATATTCATTTACTTTTCCTTAATGGTTACTTACGAAACGTAATTGAGATAAGTTTTATAAAACCTAAATATTACTTGTGGCGGAACTCTAAAAATCAATCCTAGTGCCAATATAAAGTTGTAATAAACATTCTTTAATGGCATACCTTTAGCACTAGCAGCTAGACCTTGCAATACACTAGATTGTGTGTGCCAATCAATATTAAAAGAAATGGATTTATCCCAACTTCTCACATGATGCAGTGTCCCAGGAGGCATATATAAAATATCTCCAGGATTCACAATTACTTGAATAGGTTTGGCATTTTCATAAAGTGGATATTGCCCTAAATCTGGTTTTTCGGGGTCAACCTTAAACCAACGCCAATTACAGCGATAACAATATTGAGCATCTTCCTTGAGAAACAGAGTAAATTGTTTCCGCCCAGAAATTTGAAAAAACAGATTATTTGTGAGTAGACAGTCAAAATGTAGCGGTGTCAAACTCTGAGATGGGCCGATAAAAAATTGGCAATATCGCCACCACTTATAACTATACCATTTTGGCAAATATTCTAAAACAAATGGTTTAACATCCTTAACAAGTTCAGGAATTAAACTAAATAAAGGTAAGTCATGACAATAAGGAGGTAAAGTTTGCTGCTCTCCCTGTTCATATTTATCTAAAACATCTGCATATTCTTGAAAAGTAAAATTTTCAATTTCAATTTTACCATTATGGAAATGTTTAGCATATATTTTCAACTCAGGAGCAAGTGATTGAAAATAGGGCAACGACCATTTAGTAAAAGCATCCCAATTTTGAATTACACCAGAAATAACCACTGGTCGAGACTTCTTGACATACTCTAATAAAAACTCCTCACCTGAAAGTTGATAACGACGGTCAATTTCCGAATCAATAGTCAGCATACTTTTTTTCTATTTTATTAACTCTCTAACTCTGCGTCTTTGCGCCTACTCTTCGAGAAGCCGCTACCGCGTCTATGCGCGAAATTAACACTTTAATTACACACAGCCAATTCAAAGTTAAATCTTGCCTCTTTCTCCAACATCAAGCTGATATCTCGTCCCTGTTCTGTCAGTAACGATAAATCTTTCACCTGCACTTCAGGATTTATGGCAATATTTTCCAGTAATATCTCAAAATGCCTGAGTATGGCATTAATTGTGCTACTATCAAAACTGCGAAAATCGTAGCTAATCCCAATGCGTAACTGTGAGCCAGGATAGCCAACTAAGTTAATAGAATAGTTGGTTTTGTAAAGATTTAAACTCAGTTCTATACTTTGTTCTCGCTCTTGTGATTCTTGTAAAATATCATCTACTGGTTGATTTTCAAATACAAAAATACTATCAAATAAAGGCGAACCAGGCGGTAATTCACTCCAACGTTGAATATCTACCAGTGAAGTATATTCATACTGCCTAATTTCCACTAATTGTTCTTGAAATTGTTGCAACCAAGGTAATAAATACTGATTTGGCTCTACTTTAACTCTCACAGGTAAAGTATTAATTAACATACCTACCATCGACTCAGAACCTTTTAAATCTACGGGACGACCAGAAACAGTACAACCATAGACAATTTCGGTTTGACAAGTGTAGCGGCTCAGGAGTAGAACCCAAACAGCTTGAGCAATTACATTAATAGTCAGGCGATGCTGTCGTGCTATAGATTGTAATTTAGCTGTGGTTGCTTTTGAGAGTTTTATTTGTGGTTCATCATATCGTGCTTCTGGATTATATAAGTTATCTACATATAGATTTTTTAGCGGTGTAGGTGCTTTTAATCCTTTCAGCATTCGTCGCCAAAACTCTTCCGCCTGTGATGAATCTTGTCGTCGCAACCAAGCAATATAATCTCGAAAAACACTACCTTTTCCTAAGTCGATATTTTGACCTTGACTATAGGCTATGTATAACTCAATAACTTCTTTAATGACTAACGGTGATGACCAACCGTCCACAATAATCATGTGTGAACTCCAAACAAATTTGTAAGTATGATCATCAAAGCGAATTAAAGTTACTCGCATTAAAGGAGCTTGGGATAAATCAAAGCCTTCCTCTCTATCTTGGACTAAAAAATCATCTAAAAGTTTTTGCTGTTCTGTTGCGTCTATTCCTCGCCAATCAAGTTGTTTTATGGGTAATTCGACATGGCGATATACAACTTGCAGTGGTTTGTCGATATCTTCCCAATAGAAACCAGTACGCAACATGGTATGTCTAGCTACGACTTCTTGCCAAGCACGTTCAAAAGCAGCAAAATTTAACCTATTTCGCACCTTAAACGTAAAGCCTAATTGCGAAAAATAAAGTGTTACTTCCGAACCATAGACACAGTGAAACAGAATACCGTGCTGTAGGGGCGACAGTTCGTAAATATCTTCAATATTTTCTGTATTCATATTACTTTTGATTTACCTTTGTGATTGAGTTTTGCCAAGAACTGATCTAGACCTTTTTGGCTTAAATCTAGTTCTGGAAAATCAGAAGGGGTGTAATTTTTTTCTTGAGTAGATTGGCAATGAGTAATAATTTCTGTCAAAGCCTTGACAAACTCTTGGGCTAAATTTTCGATAGTGGAATATCGGTGGATGTTTGCGCTAAATGTCCAATCAAATTGCAGTTTATTATTAACTACTAAGCCGTTGATTTCTAATAAGCTACTTCTTTGATTGCGAGGACTGCTCATTAAGCCACTGGAGTTCTGCACAAAGCGGAATAGCGATGAGTTAGAAAATGTCTGGTCAAATTGTCCTAAATAATTGAAGACTACTTCCGGTTCTGGATAGTTTTGTAATCCATTATTCTGCTGCAAATAACGCAGAATACCGTAACCAATTCCACGGTTGGGAATAGCTCGTAGTTGCTCTTTAATTGTTTTTAATGCTTCCCCAGGATGAGATGCTCTTCCTAAATCCAAAAGTACAGGAAAGATAGATGTAAACCAGCCAACGGTGCGCGATAAATCTAAATCCTCAATAATGTCTTCTCGTCCATGACTTTCTAGTGCTACTAATAAGGAGCGTGTACCTGTCCATTGAGAAAAAGCTTGTACTAACGCCGTGAGTAACACATCATTGATTTGGGTGTTATAAGCTTGTGGTACTTCTTGCAGTAAGGTTTGAGTTTGTTCTACAGTGAGAGCGATCGCAATTTTCCTTTCAGAAGCTACTATATTCTCACCATCAGCAAAATCCACTGGTAATTTTTGCTGTTGACACTGGGTTAACCAATAATCTCTCTCTTTTTGCAGGTTAACAGATTGGGCATATTCATACAGATGTTCTGACCAATATTTAAAAGAAGTTGTTTTCGCTAGTAACTGTACTTTTTTGCCTTGGTTTAGCTGTTGATAAGCTGTTTGCACATCTTCTAATAAAACTCGCCAAGAGAAAGTATCTACAGCTAAATGATGAATAATTAGTAATAAGCGACTTGGCTGTTGTATGCCAAAGTTGTAGACAGCAAAGCTTGTTAGCCTTCCCACTGATAAGTCAAGACTAGTTTGTAATTCAGCCGCAGATGTCTGAAAAGCTTGTTCTTGTTCTATCTTTGTCAGTCGTGAAAAGTCAAAACGCTGCAAAGAAATAGGTGTATGAATATCAGATAGAACCTGCTGCAAACCCAACTCTGTTTTTTCAAACCTTAGCCGCAAAGCATCATGATGTAATAGTAACTGTTGTAATGCCTGCTCTAATAAGTCTAAGTCCAGAGCTTGTGGCATTTCCAGCACAATTGTCTGATTCCAGTGATGGGGATTTGAGAAATTCTGCTCAAAAAACCAATGTTGAATAGGTGTTAGGGATACTTTACCTGTGACAAGTCCCTGTTCAATCTGGATTGCTGGTTTCAAAACTGCTACATTTGCTAACTGAGCAATAGTTTGATGCTGAAATAATTGTTTAGTTGTCAGCTTCAGACCAGCTTGGTTAGCTTTAGCAATAATTTGAATAGCAATAATTGAATCGCCGCCTAACTCAAAAAAGTTATCATGAATCCCCACTTGTGACACATTGAGAAATTCTGCCCAGATTTCACAAAGGGTAATTTCGGCAAAACTGCACGGTGCAACAAATGCCTTGTCTAATTCTGGTCTACTGGTGTCGGGTGCTGGTAAACTTTGCTTATTGACTTTACCATTAGGCAAAAGCGGCAGTGCCTCTAGCATCACAAAAGCCGATGGCACCATATAATTAGGCAAATGTGATGTGAGGAAGTTCCTTAGTTCACTTGCAAGATTTTGCGCCTGTTTGTGCGGCACAATATAAGCTACCAAACGTTGAAAACCTGTATCATCACGCAGGATAACTACTACTTGTCGTACTTGAGGATGTTTACTCAAAACCGCTTCAATCTCGCCTAATTCGATGCGGAAGCCACGCAGTTTTACCTGATTATCAATTCGCCCCAGAAACTCAATGTTACCATCACTTAAATAACGTCCCAAGTCGCCAGTTTTGTATAGGCGATCGCATTCCCTCCCACCTCTTTTAAAAGGGTTGGAAATAAACTTTTGAGCAGTCAATAATGAGTTATTGAGATAGCCTGGTGCTAAACCAACACCGCCAATGTACAATTCACCTGGTACATTTAATGGCACAGGTTGGAGATTAGCATCTAGCAAATAAATTTCTGTATTTTGTACTGGTCTGCCTATAGGTGTATTTTGGTGACAAGTCGATTCAGCAGAAACAGTATATAAAGTAGCGCAAATTGTAGTTTCTGATGGCCCATAACCATTGATAATTTGCAAACCAGGAATTAATTTACTCATAGATTGTAGTAATTGTTCAGCAATGGGTTCCACCCCTACAAGTAATCTTTTTAAAGTCAGTTTGTGAGATTTTTCCTGTAACCAATCAGCTAAATCTTTCAGCATGAAAGGCGGAATGTAAGCACTATGAATTTGCTGCGACTCTAACCACTCAAACAATGTGATTGCTTCATAGCGCATACTTTCGGTAGTTAGATGTAATTCTCCCCCTACCAATAAAGCTGAAAAAGTTTCATAAACTGAGACATCAAAACTAATGCTCGTCCATAAACTACACTTATTACCTTGAGCAAGCGGCTGTTTAATTTGAAAATCTGTCAGTAAATTAGTTACGCCTTGATGTGTGCAACCCACGCCTTTGGGTTGGCCTGTGGAACCAGATGTGTAGATAACATAAGCCAGATTTTTTGGTTTTGTATCTGTCACCGGATTTTCTGGACTTTGTTGGCTAATAATTGACCAGTTTGTGTTTAAATAAACTACATTTAATGGATGCTCAGGTAAAGCGATCGCTAAATTTTCTGTTGTCAACAATAGCGATGTCTGAGAATCAGATAACATCTGAGTTAAACGCTCTTTTGGGTAAGTGGGGTCAAGTGGTATGTATGCACCACCAGCCTTGAGAATCCCCAATAACCCCACGATCATTTCTAAAGAACGCTCAAAACAGATAGCCACTGTTACATCTGGTTTGACACCTAATGTCTGTAAATAATGTGCTAGTTGATTAGCACGGATGTTTAACTCTTTGTAAGTTAGTTTCTGCTCGCCAAATACTACCGCAACAGCATCAGGTATTTGTTCTACTTGCACTTCAAATAATTGATGTAGACAAATTTTCGGATATTCAGCTTGAGTCTGGTTCCACTCTACTAATAACTGATGGCGTTCTGCTTCAGTCAACAAAGGTAATTCTGAAATAGATTGCTCTTGATTGTTCACAATTCCCCAGAGTAAAGTCTGGAAATGTCCCATCATTCGGGTAATTGTGTCTGCATCAAACAAGTCTGTATTGTATTCAAACTTCGCCAATAACCCTTGCTCAGTTTCCCGCATTGACACAGATAAATCAAACTTAGCCGTCGCTAATGGTATTTCTAAGAAACTGAGAGTGAGTCCTGAAAGCTGTACCTCTTGTTTGGGTGCATTTTCTAAGACAAACATCACCTGAAACAATGGTGTATGAGATAGATCCCGCGTTGGCTGTAATTTTGCTACTAACTGATCAAATGGTAAATCTTGGTGATTGTATGCTTCCCACGCGACATTCTGCACTCGCTGTAACAACTCCCGAAAAGTAGGATTCCCCGACAAGTCGGTACGCATCACCAGAGTGTTAAGAAAATAACCAATAAGCGATTCTAATTCCCGGCTGTGGCGATTAGCAATAGTTGTACCGATGCAGATATCATCTTGGTTGGTATAACGATACAGGAGTGTATTAAATGCTGCCAGTAGGGTCATAAATAGAGTTACCCCTGACTGCTGACTGAGGTGTTTCAGCTTGGTAGTTAAGTCTTGGTTGAGTTCTAAGGTGATGATATCTCCCCGGAAACTTTGCACCGCTAATCTTGGGCGACTGGGTAATTGTAATACAGGTGGTGTATCACTCAGTTTCTGTTCCCAGTAGCGGAGTTGTTCTGGTAATAATTGTTGCAACTTGTGATGCTGCCAATAAGCAAAATCCGCATACTGGATGGGTAACTCTGGTAAAGGGGACGGCTTACCAAGAGAGAAAGCCTCATAGATGGCTGCTAGTTCTTGGATGAAAATTGTACTTGACCAAGCATCAGCGATCGCATGATGAATGACAAACAACAATACATATTCTTCTGGTGCAAGTTTCACTAAAGTAACTCGCAGCAATGGCCCCTCTGCCAAATTAAAAGGACGTTGGGATTGAGCCACAGCAAACGGCTGGAGTTCTTGCCATTCTAAGGTTTCTACCGCCAGTGTGAAAGTTGGTTCAGGGGCTATGGCTTGGAAGGCTTGCCCATTGATAGTTTTAAATGTAGTCCGCAGAATTTCGTGCCGTCTAATTATTTCCGTCAGTGCTTGTTCAAGAATGGCTACTTGTACTACACCTTGCAACTTAATCGCAAATAATTGATTGTAAGCCGTACTACCACCTTCTAATTCGTCGATAAACCATAGTCCTTGCTGCCCAAAAGACAAAGGTAAATGTTGATTGCGGGAAACTGGTTTGATTGTTTCTTGAGTAGAACTAGTATGAAGAAACTGAATTATTTCGGCTTTCCGTGCAGTTATCTCGGCTTGTAATTCTGCTGTGAGTACATCTTTAGGGGCATTACAGCGCAGGCGTTCTCCATCTAACCATAACCGAATATCTAAATTACTCAATTCAGACAAAAACTCTGCAATTAATTTCATAGTTCCACCTCCACGCGATTATCTAATGCTTCATTAATCGGGGCTTGGAGTTTTTGCGTTGTTTGCTGAATCTCGTCAATTGACTTCGCCAAGCTAGATAAAGTTGGTGCTTGCAGTAAATTCTGCACAGGTAAATTCACTTGAAATTTTTCGCGCATTCGAGCGATAACCTGAGTTGCTTGTAAAGAATCTCCGCCTAATTCAAAGAAGTTATCGTTAATCCCCACTTTCTCAACTCGCAATACCTCTTGCCAAATACCAGCAATGATTTGCTCAGTTTCCGTTTGCGGTGTGACGTAATTGGTTTTGAATTGCGGCCGCAAATTTTGTAATTGCGGTAATGCTTGACGATTGACTTTACCATTCGCTGTCAGTGGCAGAGCATCAAGGAGGATAAATTCACTGGGAATCATGTAATCTGGCAATTTTTGCTGTAAAAAGCTCTTGAATTCCTGCTTTTTAAACTTCTGTACAGATGCAGATCCCCGCGCCATAAACGTATACACAGCCAAAAAGTCAGCGATCGAGCCTGGCTGATTAAATACTGTGCAATCTGTAAATCCTTGCGCCAGTAAAACTTCTTGCCACTGTTTTGGCGATAGGAGAGGATGAGAGCGTAGTGCAGTATCTTCAAAGCGGTCAAAACCTTGCTGCAATCCCATAA contains:
- a CDS encoding non-ribosomal peptide synthetase produces the protein MKLIAEFLSELSNLDIRLWLDGERLRCNAPKDVLTAELQAEITARKAEIIQFLHTSSTQETIKPVSRNQHLPLSFGQQGLWFIDELEGGSTAYNQLFAIKLQGVVQVAILEQALTEIIRRHEILRTTFKTINGQAFQAIAPEPTFTLAVETLEWQELQPFAVAQSQRPFNLAEGPLLRVTLVKLAPEEYVLLFVIHHAIADAWSSTIFIQELAAIYEAFSLGKPSPLPELPIQYADFAYWQHHKLQQLLPEQLRYWEQKLSDTPPVLQLPSRPRLAVQSFRGDIITLELNQDLTTKLKHLSQQSGVTLFMTLLAAFNTLLYRYTNQDDICIGTTIANRHSRELESLIGYFLNTLVMRTDLSGNPTFRELLQRVQNVAWEAYNHQDLPFDQLVAKLQPTRDLSHTPLFQVMFVLENAPKQEVQLSGLTLSFLEIPLATAKFDLSVSMRETEQGLLAKFEYNTDLFDADTITRMMGHFQTLLWGIVNNQEQSISELPLLTEAERHQLLVEWNQTQAEYPKICLHQLFEVQVEQIPDAVAVVFGEQKLTYKELNIRANQLAHYLQTLGVKPDVTVAICFERSLEMIVGLLGILKAGGAYIPLDPTYPKERLTQMLSDSQTSLLLTTENLAIALPEHPLNVVYLNTNWSIISQQSPENPVTDTKPKNLAYVIYTSGSTGQPKGVGCTHQGVTNLLTDFQIKQPLAQGNKCSLWTSISFDVSVYETFSALLVGGELHLTTESMRYEAITLFEWLESQQIHSAYIPPFMLKDLADWLQEKSHKLTLKRLLVGVEPIAEQLLQSMSKLIPGLQIINGYGPSETTICATLYTVSAESTCHQNTPIGRPVQNTEIYLLDANLQPVPLNVPGELYIGGVGLAPGYLNNSLLTAQKFISNPFKRGGRECDRLYKTGDLGRYLSDGNIEFLGRIDNQVKLRGFRIELGEIEAVLSKHPQVRQVVVILRDDTGFQRLVAYIVPHKQAQNLASELRNFLTSHLPNYMVPSAFVMLEALPLLPNGKVNKQSLPAPDTSRPELDKAFVAPCSFAEITLCEIWAEFLNVSQVGIHDNFFELGGDSIIAIQIIAKANQAGLKLTTKQLFQHQTIAQLANVAVLKPAIQIEQGLVTGKVSLTPIQHWFFEQNFSNPHHWNQTIVLEMPQALDLDLLEQALQQLLLHHDALRLRFEKTELGLQQVLSDIHTPISLQRFDFSRLTKIEQEQAFQTSAAELQTSLDLSVGRLTSFAVYNFGIQQPSRLLLIIHHLAVDTFSWRVLLEDVQTAYQQLNQGKKVQLLAKTTSFKYWSEHLYEYAQSVNLQKERDYWLTQCQQQKLPVDFADGENIVASERKIAIALTVEQTQTLLQEVPQAYNTQINDVLLTALVQAFSQWTGTRSLLVALESHGREDIIEDLDLSRTVGWFTSIFPVLLDLGRASHPGEALKTIKEQLRAIPNRGIGYGILRYLQQNNGLQNYPEPEVVFNYLGQFDQTFSNSSLFRFVQNSSGLMSSPRNQRSSLLEINGLVVNNKLQFDWTFSANIHRYSTIENLAQEFVKALTEIITHCQSTQEKNYTPSDFPELDLSQKGLDQFLAKLNHKGKSKVI
- a CDS encoding condensation domain-containing protein, with protein sequence MNTENIEDIYELSPLQHGILFHCVYGSEVTLYFSQLGFTFKVRNRLNFAAFERAWQEVVARHTMLRTGFYWEDIDKPLQVVYRHVELPIKQLDWRGIDATEQQKLLDDFLVQDREEGFDLSQAPLMRVTLIRFDDHTYKFVWSSHMIIVDGWSSPLVIKEVIELYIAYSQGQNIDLGKGSVFRDYIAWLRRQDSSQAEEFWRRMLKGLKAPTPLKNLYVDNLYNPEARYDEPQIKLSKATTAKLQSIARQHRLTINVIAQAVWVLLLSRYTCQTEIVYGCTVSGRPVDLKGSESMVGMLINTLPVRVKVEPNQYLLPWLQQFQEQLVEIRQYEYTSLVDIQRWSELPPGSPLFDSIFVFENQPVDDILQESQEREQSIELSLNLYKTNYSINLVGYPGSQLRIGISYDFRSFDSSTINAILRHFEILLENIAINPEVQVKDLSLLTEQGRDISLMLEKEARFNFELAVCN
- a CDS encoding cupin-like domain-containing protein produces the protein MLTIDSEIDRRYQLSGEEFLLEYVKKSRPVVISGVIQNWDAFTKWSLPYFQSLAPELKIYAKHFHNGKIEIENFTFQEYADVLDKYEQGEQQTLPPYCHDLPLFSLIPELVKDVKPFVLEYLPKWYSYKWWRYCQFFIGPSQSLTPLHFDCLLTNNLFFQISGRKQFTLFLKEDAQYCYRCNWRWFKVDPEKPDLGQYPLYENAKPIQVIVNPGDILYMPPGTLHHVRSWDKSISFNIDWHTQSSVLQGLAASAKGMPLKNVYYNFILALGLIFRVPPQVIFRFYKTYLNYVS
- the ectB gene encoding diaminobutyrate--2-oxoglutarate transaminase produces the protein MNIFETRESNVRSYCRSFPTLFHRAKGAFIYSESGEAYIDFLAGAGALNYGHNNDYIKQKVISYLDADAIAHGLDFHTSAKEQFISKFTETVLTPKNLDYRLQFCGPTGTNAVEAALKLARKVKKRPGIFSFMGGYHGMTLGSLSISGNRDIKAGAYGTSSNVAFMPYPFGFMESFDTIEFIESVLNDVNSGVEKPAAIIFETVQAEGGVIVAPIEWMQRLRNLCDRHDILLICDDIQVGCGRTGPFFSFERANIIPDIVVLSKSIGGYGFPMSLLLLKSELDIWEPGEHNGTFRGNQLAFVGGTAALEYREIVNLEKEVKIKELFLNNFLINKIVSISEKIKIRGLGLIWGIDISQLGDANLAKRITSRCFELGLIIEKAGRNNTVLKILPPLTIEMPILEQGCSIIKQAFDDCLT